The Archocentrus centrarchus isolate MPI-CPG fArcCen1 chromosome 1, fArcCen1, whole genome shotgun sequence genome includes the window CAAGTCGACAAACTTCGCTGGTTATGTTGGCATGCTGACCGGCATCAAGCCTGTGAGTCATTTAGTATCACATCTGAAGACTCAATCGGCATAAAACATTATTTAAGGCAGCTTTGAGTTGCCTATGCTCTTTGTAGTTGTGGAAGTAAAGAAGATTAAAAGGAAACTTTCTCATGCAGTACATCTTCACCCTGACTATGAACGAGCGCTTCAGCCTCGATGGAGGATACATTGGTGAGtttttaggggttttttttcctttcttttccccTCACGCGTGTTCCAGATGAGATGTTTTGTGGCTGTTTGTCACCGTGTTGATTTGCTCTCATGCAGGAATCCTGGAGTGGATCTTGGGACAAAGAGACGGGATGTGGATGAGCTTTCTCACTCGATCTGTCCTAGAAAATGCAACCAGGTATTCTTTGATAtttaaagaagtttttttttttttttttggctactaATGAGCACCAAGGCAGAAATGGGAGGCAGTGAAATGCTGCAGTGCACAAGTATAAGAAGACAAAAGTAGATTAAAGTAGAAGATTAAGTTTTGTTGTGTTCTATTTGGTACACAGTGTCCCCACTATTTGATAGATCTTAAGGATTTAGATGGCACTATTTATAATAAATTAGGTATTTTTCGGCAGCAAAATCTCCTTtagagcctttaaaaaaaataagacattaGGGTATTGGGATATGATGGATTACAAGTCAATAAAACATAATCCtgagaggatttaaaaaaaataaaactatttaattGGAAGGAAAAGCGACGGTGTAATACAAGAACTGAGACTTAAAGCACATCTTAGCTTTTGTGGTGAATCCTCAAGGCTGCCTCTCCGCCATGTGTTTACTGTTTCTGTCCAAACAATAATTCTTCCCCCAGCTACGAGGAAGCCAAAAGTCGCCTGGCTCAGACCAAGCTGCTCGCTCCAGCCTATTTCATCCTTGGAGGAAACAGTACAGGGCAGGGCTGCATCATCACCAGGTCCAGGCTGCTTAGTATTGATGTCCTGGAGTAAGTACTATCTTAGATGAAGGGCATTTGATGTTAAATAATGGTGTTGAACAATGCAGAACTCTGCATTCTTGGATAAAGAGATGATAAATCACATAAAGTCAGTCCTACAAAGTGTCGGTGAAAGGCACTAAAATCAAACACAGTGAAAGCACTGGATCGTGAGTCAGTGACACTGATTTTCTCGTGCTCATCTTGTGATTGTTGCCTAACTAGTAACTGATGTCAGCTTCGGGGTCAGATGACCTGACTGAACTCTTGTTACATAATTCAGTCACTTGCTGTTATTACATGTCACACACTGAGGTCTTGATGAACTCGTTTCTCAGGATTGACCTGAAACAGGGTCGCTGGTACGTTCTGGAGACGAATTACGACCCCTGGAAGGACCCTTTTTTCCTGGATGATCGCAGGACTCCTGGCATGAAGTGCATGAACCAGACCACACAGGCTGTGAGTACTGAAGACGCCCAATTCCTGTCCAGAACTATACGTCTTAGTGGATGTCTGGTCTTAAAGCTTTGTCCTGTCAGAAATGTGCCTTTTAATTCTGAAAGTCTGGCAAGTTAATCCCTGTTATCACCTTTTGATCACTTCTTTTTATCCCCTTTCTTAAATAGAACATCTCAGTGAAGACTATGTATGATGTGCTTTCAACCAAACCAGTGCTGTATAAGGTGAGCATTTTGTGATGGCTGCAACTTATACAATTAAAAGCTGCTGTACTTAATGTCACCCCATTGTGTTACTTTCTTTCCAGTTGACCACATACACAACACTGATGCAAGTCTCTGAAGGCAAACTGGAGTCCTACATCAGGGACTGCCCAAACCCGTGCATGCCATGGTGATCCTCCCAGACACTGAATCCTGATCAGTTTGGAAATGCTTGCTAGCACAGAAGCTATGAAGTGAGAAAAGCGCCACTGATCGCTGGATAAAACTCAAagctttaagcttttttttgttgttgtttgtttgtttgtttaaagacAGTTTAATAATGCTTTCAGCTCTGAGAATTCCAAATCCTTTTCTTATATAAGAGAATCATACCCCTTTTTTTCCTACtgtaattatttgtattttaggACAAGCCCATTAGTGGATCTCAGCATGGGCTTAGGGAAtcctgagagtgtgtgtgtgtgtgtgtgtgtgtgtgagagagacagaatcaAAACTGTTCATTTGTTCTCAAACCCAGCTCACACTTGCTAAATGCACTGTTAACAGTTAAGTTATAGGAACTGTTAGGATCTGCAATCACATGACTGACATGTTACACACTAACAGTTACAAATGTGCATCAATACTGAACTACTTCCTTTTCAATGTTTCAATCATTAAAAGAATTCAAGAATCATGTTTTAAACTATTGATTAAAGTGACACTTCACCTCaaaattaaacatgtttttggcccctgaaattgttttgttagTTGCCCACTTTTGGAAATACCAGCTCCAACGATGGCTTCTCTTCACTATAACTTAATTAGTTATTCATTAGTTATTTCAGGCAGGAACAAATTTCTGTCTTGTCTTGGAAAAATTTCTGTATGACTGGGTGAACTATGCCTTTAAACTGTTTTCAGTTAATCTACTCCTTTTGTCAGTAAAATGCCAATAAAAGGGATTCAGGTTATTTACAAAGAAAATCAATGGCAGTTATTTTTGGATCAAAGTGATATACACCCACTGGACACTTTATGTATGCTAATTGGTTGGATCCCATTTTTGCCTTGAGAGCTGGCTTAATCCTTCatagcacagattcaacaaggtgctggaaacagtcctcagaaATTTTGGTCAATGATGAGTCTCAATCGTTACAgaagccatttgagtacaatgaacttattgtcatgttcaagaagccagtttAATTTGTCGTGTGAATTGCAGCTTCAGATCTTTTGCATAGCTTGATTTTTAACAAGTGGATATTTCAGTTACTTttaccttcctatcagctcaaagcagcctGGCCATTTTCCTCTAACCTCtggtattttcacccagagaaatACTACTTATtggatatttttgctttttcagaccatcctctgtaaaccctagagctGACTGtgagggaaaatcccagcagatcagcagtttctgtaaTGCTcagtctgacaccaacaaccttgccagtttgaacttcagcaggttattTTGACCACATCTGTATGCCTAAATGGATTTAATTGCTGCCacctgattggctgattagatatttgcaatCATGAGCAGTTAAACGGACATGCCTAATAAAGTGTTATACTTTATATTCTAAGATATTTCTTCAGcaaactctgctgctgtcagTTGATTGAACTTTATCAAATGTCACAAAGTGGAAACATTCAATTAGCAGCAGATGTACATAGTAACTACATGACAACACCATGTTTCAAAGTTCCAGCATTTTATTAGTTAAAACTTATTACTGTAGCCAACATTTTAATGATATGGAAATCATGACAGACTAACCATTAACTGAACAAACAGTATATAAAGATGAGCGTGACGGGATAAAAGTTGAGCTTGGAGctcaaaggaaaaggaaaatgttCCAAGTTAGTGAAACATTTAGCTGAAGTCAGCGACGATCCGGCTGAactttcatcctgctgtaatctTTTTATAATTAGGAACCAACTGCAGAAAAGATGAACTGTACAGTAACAGTAAGGCCTGAACAagacaaataaaacattaaagaaataaatcacaACTCATATCGAACTGATCCCAGAACCAAGAGAAAAATCTAAGGCGGATCTGAACAGGAGTTTGAGTACTACAAAGATTCAAACAGAGGCTTAACTGTTGGTGATCAGCAGCAAAGCGACAACCCCCGCTCCAGATTATCCATAAATCACATTAAACATTCAGGGATAAAATGAACTCAAAGTGTTGAGTATAAGTAGAAGTCTTAGTTTTATCtgttgagtgtgtgtttgtgaaagagACGCAACTAATCTGCAACTTTTTAAACTAACAGATTAAGAATTAACGATCTTACAACCAGAACAGATTTAGGGTTTACGTATAGTGTTgctaaaaacagctgcagagttCTTTATGCATCCTGGgcagcagcagtttctgaaaaatgaaataaaaggtaCAATTtactgtcaaaaaataaataaagcagcttTGCTATTTGTTTATGCATAGGCATAAAAGCTGCCCGGGTCTGCAGATGTCTGACGACAGACGGCAGCTTTGCTTTTGTCGAACGTTTGGcatccacacaaacaaaactgtgATCTTAACTGACAAGGACCATAATCCATACCTGGTTCCTTCAGTGCCTGCGCATTTCCCACCAGCCCAGTCAGCAATTCAGTGTTCCCATTGAGGATCTCCACAGACAGGTTGTTattctgctgctcctccacaattctcttctgcagctcctcctgATGTTTacagcacacatacatacagtacaatCAGACACCTTTTTCAAGGTGAATTTTATTCCTCAGCTTTTCTTTCGGTTCTTTTCAAATGCTTGGACTTGTCATTTCAACAAAGCTTTTGTGTGTTAGTCATTACGCACCTCACACATGACTGTGAGCTGTAGCGGTAAGTCGTCCAGCTTGACAAAGTCTTCCTCGTCAGACTTTTGGCTTGTGTTACCAGATCCCACCTCCTGTGCATCGTTAATAAAAAGAAGCAACAACTTAAGGTTTGACATTATTTCTACAAAGTGGGGTGGTGGGGCGGGAGAGGAGTATCACGCTTACATCTACACTGATCATGACGGGCGAGTCTGTGTCAGGGCTGCTTGTAGCTGTTGCCTCCTTGGGGACATCCTGACCTTGGGACACAGCAGACTcactctctgaggcagcaggAGTTCCAGCTTTGCTCTCCTCCTCAAGGGTCTCGCCCTCCACCCTCACATGCTCCTCTACTGTGGAATCCACAGCCCCAACTGACATTCTGACTTCTGCAAGGCAAAGAGAGCCTGACAATATTAAGTTTCCTATCGAGCACAAGCCAGGAAGTCCAAATTCCACTACATAGTAAGGCCTCACCTCCGTCATTCTCTGAACTCCTCTGTTCAGTTTTTATCTCTTCTGCTTCACTGGCTGGTGTACCCTGGAGCATAACACAATTACAGAGTCAGACTAAGAAGAGGCTGTTTAATCATATAAGCTACAgctgtttgcacacatctctGTGGCTGACCGTGACTGTGACCTCCTGCTCCGCCTGTCCATCAGCAGAAGCCTGCAAGGATGTTTGGACATCTATGGGTCCTGCTTCAAACTCCTCgatttcctcctcctcatcctcatcctctccaCTGCCATAGTTAGTCAGCGCCTGAGTCTCTGCTTTGGAAAGACctgaaaagcaacaaaaagtgaaaatgagacGGCAAAGTGGTTGGGGTTGCAGATTTAATGAGCAGTGATTTTCAGGCATTTTCtgggtcattttttttcctcttttcactgTTTGCTTTCTGTCTTCACTGCTGTTGAATAAAGGcttaaaatccaaaaaaaatacacacttacaaaaacatttgaggatataaaaaacatttaaactcaAGAACCATTTAAATATTTGCACTATTTTAAGGTCACAAATCAAAGtgaagcaattttttttttttttacatttactgtgCTAACTATTTTGTACTCAGGGTCAGATTATTGTTTGAGAAGACCAAGAAGTGCTGACTCATGGTCTTTCCTCCACAGTTACCTGACCTCAAACCCCACCTTTGGGGgtggaagaaaagagaaagctgAACTTTCCTAACATGACAAGATGATCTCTGGAGCGCTGTCAGATCATGCTGGGATAACGGTGGTGCAGTGCATCACAGTGCTGCCGTTATTAAATCAAAACGGAGGTGCAATCAAACATAATCTGTTACTTCTGAAAGGTATTAAAAAattcttctttattattttagaaTAAGTCGCCAATCTTGTGGcataaaacatcaacaaaaccAAGTAACCAGCAAGGCAGTGATGCAGAAAGCCCAGCTCTCACATTGTACATAACTATAATACCCAGTTTAAACATCTAACCAAAATATAAGGTTATAGGTTATACTTATTAATATTAGGCAGTAAAGACATTTTTGCAGTAAAGACATGAACCTTTAAGTAAAGTTCCTATCAGGCATGTTAACATCCATTTCAAATTACAGTACCATGCAGATTTTATGCtttcatgcatttttatgtTTAGATTTTTATTATCCCCAAAACAACCTGACTGCCAAATAACTTAGAGGAACTGATGCCAATGAATGCAACGGGCGGCTGAACTCTGTTTACTGAACATTTTTAGAATGTGAACtaaaacgcacacacagctgcttctTTCTTCACTTTTCACTTACTGATTGACAGAGGCACTTTCTGTCCACCTTCTTCATCTTCATTATCCTCCTCAACCTCTGAAGCTTCACTGCTCCTGTTGTTCTTCATCTGCGTCTGCAGGTAAAGCTCCTGGGGAGCAGAAGCACCTTCCTGCTCAGCCTCATCTTGGTCCTGGAAGACAGTGGGAGATATTATTGTTACAAAGATTAATTATTGACAGTTCCACCCAATGCCAAAAATCAGTATGAAGATTACATACCTTGTCTTCATCTGTGTATGCTGGAGAAAGAGATTTATCACCGCCACCTACTGTATTCTTCTAATAcgggaaaataaagaaacaaaattaaaattaggATCTTTCAAACTAATATTACAAAAGCTTGgagaaagaagacaaagaacTAACTTTCTGACTGGGTTTGGCTTTACTACATTGCTCAGCcctgttcttgtttttgtgtttggctGCCAAAGcaatgctgctgttgttgtccaGATCCTGCATGAGCCTAAAGAAGGCCAGTTCATTGAAGAGGATCTCGGAAATCTCCACAAGGAGGTCCTCCCCACAATCCTTCAGAGTACGGCCTACAAATTTACTGAGAGAGTCCTGGATGAAAAACAGAGAGTTGAAATGTCAGAAAAGACACTTTTATTTGATCTAACTACACTTGTCGAGCCACATTTACAGGAAGGCTGGCACGGGTCCTACCTGCAGTATGCCTCCCAGCTGTCTGTGGAAAAAACGTACAAACTCTTTGCTCTCATCGTTTTGCT containing:
- the asah1b gene encoding acid ceramidase, producing the protein MGPGVFLILAASLSVASTQYVPPFTEDCRTDMYPPKGPTFKRAVSWYTVDLDLPPSKRWSAVITDKKTDLVNMIEAIKELADAFVPSGRLIEMVDIALPLMVDTLPSPFNEEIRGFAAVSGVPLGEVVLFNIFYEVFTVCTSIIAEDGKGNLIHGRNLDFGLFMGWDVKNKSWIISERLKPLVVNLDFKRNNQTVFKSTNFAGYVGMLTGIKPYIFTLTMNERFSLDGGYIGILEWILGQRDGMWMSFLTRSVLENATSYEEAKSRLAQTKLLAPAYFILGGNSTGQGCIITRSRLLSIDVLEIDLKQGRWYVLETNYDPWKDPFFLDDRRTPGMKCMNQTTQANISVKTMYDVLSTKPVLYKLTTYTTLMQVSEGKLESYIRDCPNPCMPW